One Candidatus Cardinium hertigii DNA window includes the following coding sequences:
- a CDS encoding Rpn family recombination-promoting nuclease/putative transposase: MRLWKYLLLLCERNRKNKNRLPLICPIVIYHGSKPYHAPRNIWQLFSNPEQAQKLMGEEYQLIDLQSISDDAILQKKHLAMFEYLLKHIHKRDILKLWENLFTHCQHALLVDKEKGYICIKALVWYSDAKLPEEKQAALERVISSHLSKEETATIMRTIAQKYIEEGRQQGIMQGMEKGMEKGMEKGRQQGIMQGMEKGIEKGKIEIAKAMLVHGAKVSFIAKITGLDTAFIASLQL, translated from the coding sequence TTGCGTTTATGGAAATACCTGCTTTTGTTATGCGAACGCAATAGGAAAAATAAAAACAGGTTACCTTTAATATGTCCCATTGTAATTTACCACGGCTCTAAACCATACCATGCACCCAGGAATATATGGCAATTGTTTAGCAACCCTGAACAAGCCCAAAAATTAATGGGAGAAGAGTATCAACTGATTGATTTACAGAGCATATCAGATGATGCCATTTTACAAAAGAAACATTTGGCTATGTTTGAATACCTGCTCAAACACATCCATAAACGCGATATACTCAAATTATGGGAAAACCTATTTACACACTGCCAACACGCTCTATTAGTAGATAAAGAAAAAGGTTATATTTGTATAAAGGCTTTGGTATGGTATAGCGATGCTAAGTTACCGGAAGAAAAACAGGCGGCATTAGAACGGGTCATCTCGAGCCATTTATCTAAAGAAGAAACAGCTACGATTATGAGAACCATTGCACAAAAATACATTGAGGAAGGCAGACAGCAGGGGATAATGCAAGGAATGGAGAAAGGAATGGAGAAAGGAATGGAGAAAGGCAGACAGCAGGGAATAATGCAAGGTATGGAGAAGGGGATAGAGAAGGGCAAAATTGAAATAGCTAAAGCCATGCTAGTGCATGGTGCTAAGGTCTCCTTTATTGCGAAAATTACTGGACTTGATACGGCTTTTATTGCTTCCCTTCAATTATAA
- a CDS encoding Rpn family recombination-promoting nuclease/putative transposase, with translation MKKILTDQLAAQEFLEHYLPADFKALVDLSQITIEKESFVEDNLKRKLTDLLYAVKTKNQEKDFVYVLIEAQVICVYGNTCFCYANAIGKIKTGYL, from the coding sequence ATCAAAAAGATCTTAACGGATCAACTAGCTGCACAGGAATTCCTAGAACACTATTTACCAGCTGACTTTAAAGCGCTTGTTGATTTAAGTCAGATCACCATAGAAAAAGAATCTTTTGTTGAAGATAACCTAAAAAGAAAACTAACCGATCTCCTCTATGCTGTTAAAACCAAAAATCAGGAAAAAGATTTTGTCTATGTATTAATTGAGGCACAGGTTATTTGCGTTTATGGAAATACCTGCTTTTGTTATGCGAACGCAATAGGAAAAATAAAAACAGGTTACCTTTAA
- a CDS encoding sodium:solute symporter family protein has product MTLFNNLPLVMVMAFLLLTLVVGLYYSRKVTTFREYAVGNKDFATATLVATLLATDFSGSSLLRDVQQTHVQGFLWILYLLPIPIGYWLLSPLILRMGPFMQHLSLAESISTAYGKMPRLVVALVSVIVNVISVTTQIIAITTAIEVCINLSGNSNAKMIQCIITVIATLILILYSMFGGIRSVTFTDVLQFITFTAIIPLVTWFIFKSTNQSLGAVASILQKEPRFQLNSCLHIDKLLPIVALFLAELASYTDSTTIQRIYMASSPIQARKLFIYTGIFVFIILGFMALIALFLFVKAPTLPVNQIWPYIFANIPSVFKGLMAVSLLAMAMSTADSRLNACAVLVTHDIIGSIQAHKGIADKYKLSLARYTVLIAGICAMLLAFQKRDLLSLLELIFDFSVPIITAPFLLAVYGFRGSSRTALIGMATGILTILAWNRWIEPSTGINGAFPSMLANGLAMLAAHYLLPQPAGTGWVPTDKIYQQKQQEKARIKRRNKQERERFFSKENLIKLKPSRVVLLLTGLYLLVIGAASLGYGYDYTGHSIYSYGLLLFSGIGLLYMGCAVYGYHIIPDRAIGICWFFSLLVGFPLHLLFSCFLCQTLLVPFILFFTHGTVLLWTLPFYWSLRALAITAGGMLVAICYCKATVVCPSLTLLLSILGFGLLLLMISVWAKNSIIQKESRNLYFLQKQATQEAYELKKLAYSEELPIASSQSTLAQEGTILEKAIQNVTQSIAFVDSTTPFLKEDFQSIIDKFAEWAYYLKQRAKRQDQLLLQPTVIPLEALIDAGEVAYQKEKGYLPGLWVEEADIMPATMLGDRAQLVQLLCMALSYVREASASRFSPITLQLQPTQLRYKKREPLEEKESPDCITFPALALVVHTENKQIPLPILQTIYDVEGPAVTQPVVSALSPQKVNLHKEKLASIVYAHYGLLLWPHAEQLVCLLPLDVTQVREEMLALSLPREAGTQEEASITPHEKTASLAQLSAFHDWVRSFKNIDPFLIAEILLLLRRCYGFKRHASGQLFYVRAVKIAEWVATWTDGYAKLVYATLLYDLVRYTRLPLSYIKGNYKRGIYCFVENTIAIDSRKRLEESLLAIPNRLKESLKKWHLSVLYVKLAERLYDLKHASGYKDPAIIQAMAKESLTIDVELAQRCREPGMAILLKQAAEEVLLINKQ; this is encoded by the coding sequence ATGGATATTATATCTTTTACCTATTCCTATTGGTTATTGGTTATTAAGTCCTTTGATATTGCGCATGGGACCCTTTATGCAACATCTTTCTTTAGCAGAAAGTATCAGTACTGCCTATGGGAAAATGCCCAGATTGGTTGTTGCTTTGGTTTCCGTTATTGTAAACGTTATCTCGGTGACTACGCAAATTATTGCTATTACTACAGCTATTGAAGTATGTATAAATTTAAGTGGTAATAGTAACGCAAAGATGATACAATGTATCATAACGGTAATAGCTACACTTATACTTATCCTCTATTCCATGTTTGGGGGTATTCGTTCCGTCACTTTTACCGATGTATTACAGTTTATAACTTTTACGGCCATTATTCCCTTAGTAACCTGGTTTATATTTAAGTCAACCAACCAATCACTGGGAGCGGTAGCTTCCATCTTGCAAAAAGAACCAAGATTTCAGTTAAATAGCTGTTTGCATATAGACAAATTATTGCCAATAGTTGCGTTATTCCTAGCCGAATTAGCTTCTTATACAGACTCCACTACTATACAACGGATCTATATGGCTTCTAGCCCTATACAGGCTAGAAAGCTATTTATATATACTGGAATATTCGTATTCATAATACTAGGTTTTATGGCTTTAATAGCACTTTTCCTTTTTGTAAAAGCGCCAACATTACCAGTGAATCAAATTTGGCCCTATATATTTGCAAATATTCCTTCTGTTTTTAAAGGACTCATGGCTGTTAGTTTACTGGCTATGGCCATGTCTACAGCTGATTCTCGTTTAAATGCGTGTGCCGTCCTGGTGACCCATGATATAATAGGTAGTATACAAGCTCATAAAGGAATAGCAGATAAATACAAACTTAGTTTAGCGCGATATACTGTTTTAATAGCAGGTATCTGTGCTATGCTATTGGCCTTTCAGAAAAGGGATTTACTTTCCTTATTGGAGCTTATTTTCGATTTTTCTGTCCCCATTATAACCGCTCCCTTTCTCTTGGCTGTATATGGCTTTCGCGGTAGTTCCCGTACGGCGTTAATAGGGATGGCTACTGGGATATTAACTATTTTAGCTTGGAACCGATGGATTGAACCATCAACTGGTATCAATGGTGCCTTTCCTTCTATGCTGGCCAACGGCTTAGCGATGCTAGCTGCCCACTACCTACTACCGCAACCAGCAGGAACCGGCTGGGTGCCTACTGACAAAATTTACCAACAAAAACAACAAGAAAAAGCAAGAATCAAAAGGCGCAATAAGCAAGAAAGGGAACGCTTTTTTTCGAAAGAAAATTTAATAAAGCTTAAGCCATCTAGGGTAGTGTTACTGTTAACAGGTCTCTATTTACTTGTTATAGGAGCTGCTAGCCTTGGCTATGGCTATGATTATACCGGACACAGTATATACAGCTATGGCTTATTACTGTTTTCTGGTATAGGTTTGCTTTATATGGGATGTGCTGTCTATGGCTACCATATCATACCAGATAGGGCAATAGGGATCTGTTGGTTTTTTAGTTTGTTAGTTGGATTCCCGCTCCATCTTCTCTTTAGCTGCTTCCTATGCCAAACACTTTTAGTCCCCTTTATTTTATTTTTTACCCATGGAACGGTTCTATTGTGGACACTTCCGTTCTATTGGAGCCTAAGAGCGCTAGCTATTACGGCAGGGGGTATGCTAGTAGCTATTTGTTATTGTAAAGCAACGGTAGTATGCCCTTCCCTCACACTATTATTGTCTATACTAGGGTTTGGCTTACTGCTTTTAATGATCAGTGTTTGGGCAAAAAATAGTATTATACAAAAAGAATCCCGTAATCTTTATTTCCTGCAGAAACAAGCTACACAAGAAGCCTACGAACTAAAAAAGCTAGCCTATAGCGAAGAGCTGCCTATTGCTTCTTCCCAAAGCACCTTAGCCCAAGAGGGAACTATTTTAGAAAAAGCCATCCAAAATGTTACGCAATCTATTGCCTTTGTAGATAGTACCACTCCCTTCCTTAAGGAAGACTTCCAAAGCATCATCGATAAATTTGCAGAATGGGCCTACTATTTAAAGCAGCGGGCCAAACGCCAAGACCAGCTCCTTTTACAACCAACGGTTATTCCATTAGAAGCGCTTATCGATGCAGGAGAGGTAGCCTACCAAAAAGAAAAAGGCTACTTACCTGGTTTATGGGTAGAAGAAGCCGACATTATGCCCGCTACGATGCTAGGCGATAGGGCGCAGTTGGTACAACTCCTATGCATGGCGCTTAGCTATGTAAGGGAAGCCAGTGCTTCCCGCTTCTCCCCTATTACGTTACAGCTGCAGCCTACCCAACTGCGCTACAAAAAAAGAGAACCGCTTGAAGAAAAAGAATCCCCTGATTGTATTACTTTCCCTGCATTGGCGTTGGTAGTACATACAGAAAATAAACAGATCCCCCTGCCTATCTTACAAACCATATATGACGTGGAAGGTCCTGCCGTTACCCAACCGGTGGTTTCTGCCCTATCTCCGCAAAAGGTAAACCTACACAAAGAAAAGTTAGCATCGATTGTGTATGCGCACTATGGGCTTTTGCTATGGCCCCATGCAGAGCAGCTGGTCTGCCTACTCCCCCTAGATGTAACCCAAGTAAGAGAGGAGATGCTAGCACTTTCCTTGCCGAGGGAAGCGGGTACGCAGGAGGAAGCCTCTATTACGCCCCATGAAAAGACCGCATCGCTCGCACAACTGTCCGCTTTTCATGATTGGGTGCGTTCCTTTAAAAATATAGATCCTTTTCTTATTGCAGAGATACTGCTCTTATTGCGGCGCTGCTATGGGTTTAAACGGCATGCATCGGGGCAGCTTTTTTATGTACGGGCCGTAAAGATTGCCGAGTGGGTAGCTACTTGGACAGATGGCTATGCTAAACTGGTTTATGCGACGCTGCTGTATGATTTGGTCCGCTATACCAGACTGCCGCTTTCCTATATCAAAGGTAATTACAAAAGGGGAATTTACTGCTTTGTAGAAAATACAATCGCTATCGATAGCCGAAAGCGTTTAGAAGAATCGCTGCTGGCTATACCCAATCGCTTGAAGGAATCCTTGAAAAAGTGGCATTTATCTGTACTATATGTGAAGCTGGCAGAGCGGTTATATGACTTAAAGCATGCTTCCGGTTACAAAGATCCCGCCATTATACAAGCCATGGCCAAAGAAAGCTTAACCATCGATGTGGAGCTGGCCCAGCGCTGTAGAGAACCAGGTATGGCTATTCTTTTGAAGCAGGCAGCAGAGGAAGTATTGCTTATAAACAAACAATAG